The Montipora foliosa isolate CH-2021 chromosome 1, ASM3666993v2, whole genome shotgun sequence genome has a window encoding:
- the LOC138013254 gene encoding uncharacterized protein → MVTYQIGNLELLLTDLTKQMCHLSDVMNHFWRRWRDKYLVELRGSHFRSAKDNAVQTQISVSDVVVVHDKDQPHEMWRLGKVERLIGTDSLVRSAVVKVGSKNRRSSLLKHPIQGFTPWRSAIESSLLASNTGRVQPLISNQDEILREQSRCEKGND, encoded by the coding sequence ATGGTGACCTATCAGATCGGGAACTTGGAGCTGTTATTGACTGACCTTACAAAGCAAATGTGTCACCTCAGCGATGTAATGAATCATTTCTGGCGCAGATGGAGGGATAAATATCTAGTGGAGCTCCGGGGTTCACATTTTCGGTCTGCCAAGGATAATGCTGTTCAGACACAGATTTCAGTATCAGACGTTGTGGTAGTACATGATAAAGATCAACCACATGAAATGTGGAGATTGGGAAAGGTGGAAAGGCTAATAGGAACAGACAGCCTTGTTAGAAGCGCAGTTGTGAAAGTGGGATCCAAAAATAGAAGGAGTTCTCTTCTGAAACACCCAATCCAAGGCTTTACCCCTTGGAGGTCAGCGATCGAAAGCAGTCTACTGGCCTCGAACACAGGGAGAGTCCAGCCTCTGATTAGCAACCAAGACGAAATCCTACGAGAGCAATCGCGCTGCGAGAAGGGGAACGATTAA
- the LOC137977178 gene encoding serine/threonine-protein kinase 35-like, which translates to MQSLGNFQTNSTVHVGKRRLVIQQRLGNGAFGVVYKAKDKASSRTYALKDILCLNQSAARNAIREVETMNLISHQNVIEVLGVDSFTDAQGFHVFILTEYCAGGTLNDRLARQSSDELNLRWIRQTAAALSYLHSHQVVHRDLKADNVLLTATEDAKLADFGLAREYIALKRTERQTDYDSWMTTYTQYYMTSGVGPVHWVAPEFFTNHYTEKADVFSLGTLFYAILERDHITIDGKKYYGAFKSIPGIGKVGLGYAMAYHDPNTRIQFSLYAQGSTVLQRIAIDAMQYHKDDRPSAMDIHGRVTSAGTITLQASPASAVSTSTGTCC; encoded by the coding sequence ATGCAGTCCCTAGGAAACTTTCAGACTAATTCAACAGTACATGTTGGAAAAAGAAGACTTGTAATCCAGCAAAGACTCGGCAATGGAGCTTTTGGTGTCGTCTACAAGGCTAAGGACAAGGCATCTTCCAGAACTTACGCATTGAAAGACATCTTATGTTTGAATCAGTCGGCCGCTCGCAACGCCATTCGCGAAGTTGAAACGATGAATTTGATTTCACACCAAAATGTCATCGAAGTCTTAGGAGTAGATTCCTTTACCGACGCTCAAGGCTTTCACGTCTTCATTTTGACTGAATATTGCGCTGGCGGAACATTGAACGATCGCCTCGCTCGGCAAAGCAGTGACGAGCTGAATTTGAGATGGATTCGTCAAACGGCTGCAGCGCTTTCCTACCTCCATTCTCACCAAGTGGTCCACCGTGATTTGAAGGCTGACAATGTCCTCTTGACTGCAACGGAAGATGCTAAGTTGGCCGACTTTGGCTTGGCTAGAGAGTACATCGCACTCAAACGAACTGAAAGGCAGACCGATTATGACTCTTGGATGACCACATATACACAATACTACATGACATCGGGAGTTGGTCCGGTACATTGGGTTGCTCCTGAATTTTTCACTAATCACTACACAGAAAAAGCCGACGTTTTTTCCCTTGGTACCCTCTTCTACGCGATCTTGGAACGAGATCACATCACCATCGatggaaaaaaatattatgGTGCTTTCAAATCAATTCCGGGAATTGGCAAAGTTGGCCTTGGTTATGCAATGGCATACCACGATCCAAACACCAGGATTCAATTTTCGCTATATGCACAGGGATCCACTGTCTTGCAAAGAATAGCCATTGATGCCATGCAGTATCATAAAGATGATCGTCCGAGCGCCATGGATATTCATGGGCGAGTCACAAGCGCTGGGACCATTACACTCCAGGCCTCGCCGGCGTCGGCTGTTTCAACAAGCACTGGCACGTGTTGCTAA